A window from Telopea speciosissima isolate NSW1024214 ecotype Mountain lineage chromosome 8, Tspe_v1, whole genome shotgun sequence encodes these proteins:
- the LOC122671874 gene encoding probable xyloglucan 6-xylosyltransferase 5 has product MGQDSPATQKRSGAAAGSLPTTTTTTRRTSSGFSRGRQIQKTFNNLKITILCGFVTILVLRGTIGVGNLGGADAEAENQNLIAETNRILAEIRSDSDPIDPSDPEPEFNPNVTYSLGPKISDWDEQRKIWLQSNPQFPNYVNDKARILLVTGSPPNPCDNAIGDHYLLKSTKNKIDYCRIHGIEIIYNMAHLDKELAGYWAKLPLIRRLMLSHPEVEWIWWMDSDALFTDMVFELPLSKYQKYNMVIHGYPDLLFEQKSWVALNTGSFLFRNCQWSLDLLDVWAPMGPKGPVRDEAGKILTANLKGRPAFEADDQSALIYLLISQKQWMDKVFIENSFYLHGYWAGLVDRYEEMMEKYHPGLGDERWPFVTHFVGCKPCGSYGDYPVERCLKSMERAFNFADNQILKLYGFRHRGLLSPKIKRIRNETATPLEFVDQFDIRRPVHTDPKGT; this is encoded by the coding sequence atgggtCAAGATAGCCCCGCAACTCAGAAGAGAAGCGGAGCTGCTGCCGGTTCCCTtcccactaccaccaccaccaccagacGTACATCTTCGGGCTTCTCTCGTGGTCGGCAGATCCAAAAGACCTTCAACAACCTTAAGATCACCATCCTCTGTGGCTTCGTTACTATTCTTGTCCTCCGTGGTACCATCGGAGTCGGCAACCTCGGCGGCGCCGACGCCGAGGCTGAGAATCAGAACCTCATCGCGGAGACCAACCGTATCCTTGCAGAGATCCGTTCCGACAGCGATCCTATCGACCCATCTGACCCAGAGCCTGAGTTCAACCCCAATGTCACCTACTCTCTAGGCCCCAAGATCTCCGATTGGGACGAACAGCGTAAGATCTGGCTCCAAAGCAATCCCCAATTCCCCAATTATGTCAATGATAAGGCTCGAATCTTGCTCGTTACGGGGTCTCCTCCCAACCCTTGTGACAATGCAATTGGGGACCATTATCTCCTCAAGTCTACCAAGAACAAGATCGATTACTGCCGAATCCATGGCATTGAGATCATTTACAATATGGCCCATCTCGATAAGGAACTCGCTGGTTACTGGGCGAAGCTGCCCTTGATTCGACGCCTCATGCTGTCTCACCCGGAGGTGGAGTGGATCTGGTGGATGGATAGTGATGCCCTCTTCACGGATATGGTGTTTGAGCTTCCTCTGTCCAAGTACCAGAAGTATAATATGGTCATCCATGGTTACCCGGATTTGCTGTTCGAACAGAAATCATGGGTCGCCTTGAACACCGGCAGCTTTCTTTTTCGGAATTGCCAGTGGTCTTTGGATCTGCTCGACGTTTGGGCTCCCATGGGTCCCAAAGGTCCAGTTAGGGATGAAGCAGGGAAGATCTTGACTGCTAACTTGAAAGGTCGGCCGGCGTTTGAGGCCGACGATCAGTCTGCTTTGATCTACCTTCTGATCTCCCAGAAACAGTGGATGGATAAGGTCTTCATCGAGAATTCTTTCTACTTACATGGCTACTGGGCTGGTCTAGTGGACAGATATGAGGAGATGATGGAGAAGTATCACCCTGGATTGGGTGATGAGAGATGGCCATTTGTGACCCATTTTGTGGGTTGCAAGCCCTGTGGGAGCTATGGTGATTATCCAGTGGAGAGGTGCTTGAAAAGCATGGAGAGAGCCTTTAATTTTGCAGATAACCAGATTCTCAAGTTATACGGGTTTAGGCACAGGGGCTTGTTGAGTCCCAAGATCAAGAGGATCAGGAACGAGACAGCCACTCCTTTGGAGTTTGTAGATCAATTTGATATTCGACGTCCAGTTCATACCGATCCAAAGGGCACATGA
- the LOC122672864 gene encoding vesicle transport v-SNARE 13-like gives MSEVFEGYERQYCELSANLSRKCTSAGILEREQKKQKVSEIKTGLEDAEALIRKMDLEARSLQPSVKAMLLAKLREYKSDLNNLKSEVKRITSTNANQAARDELLESGMADTLMASADQRSRLLMSTDRINQSSERIKEGRKTMLETEELGVSILQDLHQQRQSLLHAHNTLHGVDDNIGKSKKILTAMSRRMSKNKWIVGFIIAALVVAVILILYFKLSH, from the exons ATGAGTGAGGTATTTGAAGGATACGAGCGCCAATACTGCGAGCTTTCGGCAAATCTATCGAGAAAGTGTACCTCCGCTGGTATTCTCGAGAGAG AGCAGAAGAAGCAAAAAGTTTCTGAAATAAAAACTGGATTGGAAGATGCAGAGGCTTTG aTTAGGAAAATGGACCTTGAGGCAAGAAGTTTGCAGCCAAGTGTGAAGGCTATGCTCCTTGCAAAATTAAGGGAGTACAAGTCTGATCTGAACAATCTGAAAAGTGAGGTTAAGAGAATCACATCCACTAATGCTAATCAGGCTGCCCGAGATGAATTATTGGAGTCAGGAATGGCTGATACACTGATG GCATCCGCTGATCAGAGAAGCAGATTGTTAATGTCAACTGATAGAATAAATCAGTCCAGTGAACGGATTAAGGAGGGTAGAAAAACCATGCTGGAAACAGAAGAACTTGGTGTCTCAATCCTTCAGGATTTGCATCAACAACGACAGTCTCTCCTGCATGCCCATAATACA CTTCATGGGGTTGATGACAACATTGGCAAGAGCAAGAAGATTTTGACTGCCATGTCAAGAAGGATGAGCAAGAACAAATGGATCGTAGGCTTCATAATAGCAGCTCTAGTTGTTGCAGTCATCTTGATCCTGTATTTTAAGCTCTCTCATTAG